A genome region from Actinomycetota bacterium includes the following:
- a CDS encoding excinuclease ABC subunit UvrA, protein MAHLADSHDLIRVHGARENNLRDVSVEIPKRRLTVFTGVSGSGKSSLVFGTIAAESQRLINETYSAFVQGFMPTLARPEVDVLEGLTTAIIVDQERMGANARSTVGTATDANAMLRILFSRLGQPQIGPPNAYSFNVPSVRASGSITVERGAAKTKTEKATFTRLGGMCPRCEGMGNVTDIDLTQLYDDSKSIAEGAFTIPGWKSDSWWTVRIYAESGFLDPNKPIGKFTKREMHDFLYREPTKVKVEGVNLTYEGLIPKVQKSFLSKDKEALQPHIRAFVERAVTFTTCPECGGTRLSEAARSSKVGGVSIADACALQISDLAKWVRGLDEPSVAPLLSALRHTLESFVEIGLGYLSLDRPSGTLSGGEAQRTKMIRHLGSSLTDVTYVFDEPTAGLHPHDVQRMNDLLLRLRDKGNTVLVVEHEPETISVADHVVDLGPGAGAAGGTVCFEGTVEGLRLSGTTTGRHLGDRAALKKTVRTPTGALEVRGATTNNLRAVDVDIPLGALVVVTGVAGSGKSSLVHGSVPAGAGVVSVDQTAIRGSRRSNPATYTGLLEPIRKAFAKANGVKPALFSANSEGACPGCNGAGVVYTDLAMMAGVATTCEDCEGKRFQPAVLEYRLGGRDISEVLAMAVAEAEDFFGGGEARVPAAHAVLGRLAEVGLGYLTIGQPLTTLSGGERQRLKLATHMADKGGVYVLDEPTTGLHLADVAQLLRLLDRLVDSGKSVIVVEHHLAVMAHADWIIDLGPGAGHDGGRVVFEGPPADLVASRATLTGQHLAAYVQAG, encoded by the coding sequence GTGGCGCACCTGGCCGACAGCCACGACCTGATCCGCGTCCACGGGGCCAGGGAGAACAACCTTCGAGACGTCAGCGTGGAGATACCCAAGCGCCGCCTGACGGTGTTCACCGGGGTGTCGGGATCGGGCAAGAGCTCGCTGGTCTTCGGGACGATCGCGGCCGAGTCCCAGCGGCTCATCAACGAGACCTACAGCGCGTTCGTGCAGGGTTTCATGCCTACGCTGGCCCGCCCCGAGGTGGACGTCCTGGAAGGGCTGACCACGGCGATCATCGTGGACCAGGAGCGCATGGGGGCCAACGCCCGGTCCACGGTGGGGACGGCCACCGACGCCAACGCCATGCTGCGCATCCTGTTCAGCCGGCTCGGCCAGCCCCAGATCGGCCCACCCAACGCATACTCGTTCAACGTCCCTTCGGTACGGGCCAGCGGGTCGATCACCGTAGAACGTGGAGCAGCCAAGACGAAGACCGAGAAGGCCACGTTCACCCGCCTCGGGGGCATGTGCCCGCGCTGCGAAGGCATGGGCAACGTCACCGACATCGACCTCACGCAGCTCTACGACGACTCGAAGTCGATCGCGGAGGGCGCGTTCACGATCCCGGGGTGGAAGTCCGACAGCTGGTGGACAGTGCGCATCTACGCCGAGTCCGGCTTCCTCGACCCGAACAAGCCCATCGGCAAGTTCACCAAGAGGGAGATGCACGACTTCCTCTACCGGGAGCCGACCAAGGTCAAGGTCGAGGGCGTGAACCTGACCTACGAGGGCCTGATCCCCAAGGTCCAGAAGTCGTTCCTGTCCAAGGACAAGGAAGCGCTGCAGCCGCACATCCGCGCCTTCGTGGAGCGGGCCGTCACGTTCACCACCTGCCCCGAGTGCGGCGGGACCCGGCTGAGCGAGGCAGCCCGGTCCTCCAAGGTCGGTGGGGTGAGCATCGCCGATGCCTGCGCCCTGCAGATCAGCGACCTGGCCAAGTGGGTGAGGGGCCTCGACGAACCGTCGGTGGCGCCGCTGCTGTCCGCGCTGCGGCACACCCTCGAGTCGTTCGTGGAGATCGGGCTCGGTTACCTGTCCCTGGACCGGCCTTCGGGCACGTTGTCGGGCGGCGAGGCCCAGCGCACGAAGATGATCCGCCACCTCGGGTCGTCGCTCACCGACGTGACCTACGTGTTCGACGAGCCCACCGCCGGTCTTCACCCCCACGACGTGCAACGGATGAACGACCTGCTGCTGAGGCTGCGGGACAAGGGCAACACCGTGCTGGTGGTCGAGCACGAACCCGAGACGATCTCGGTGGCGGACCACGTGGTCGACCTGGGCCCGGGCGCCGGCGCGGCCGGCGGCACCGTCTGCTTCGAAGGCACGGTGGAGGGACTGCGGTTGAGCGGGACCACCACCGGCCGCCACCTCGGTGACCGGGCCGCGCTCAAGAAGACGGTGCGGACGCCTACGGGGGCGCTGGAGGTCCGGGGGGCGACGACCAACAACCTGCGGGCCGTCGACGTCGACATCCCGCTCGGGGCATTGGTCGTGGTGACGGGCGTGGCCGGGTCGGGCAAGAGCTCGCTCGTGCACGGCTCGGTCCCGGCCGGTGCGGGTGTGGTGTCGGTCGACCAGACGGCCATCCGGGGCTCACGGCGCAGCAACCCGGCCACCTACACGGGGCTGCTCGAACCCATCCGCAAGGCGTTCGCCAAGGCCAACGGCGTGAAGCCCGCACTGTTCAGCGCCAACTCCGAGGGCGCCTGTCCCGGCTGCAACGGCGCCGGGGTGGTCTACACGGACCTGGCCATGATGGCGGGCGTGGCCACGACCTGCGAGGACTGCGAGGGGAAGCGGTTCCAACCGGCGGTGCTGGAGTACCGCCTGGGCGGGCGGGACATCAGCGAGGTCCTGGCCATGGCGGTGGCCGAGGCCGAGGACTTCTTCGGGGGTGGCGAGGCCCGTGTGCCCGCGGCCCACGCCGTCCTCGGCCGACTGGCCGAGGTCGGCCTCGGCTACCTGACGATCGGCCAGCCGCTGACCACCCTGTCGGGCGGCGAGCGCCAGCGGCTGAAGCTGGCTACCCACATGGCCGACAAGGGCGGCGTGTACGTCCTCGACGAGCCGACCACCGGTCTCCACCTCGCCGATGTCGCCCAACTGCTGCGCCTGCTCGACCGGCTGGTGGATTCGGGCAAGTCGGTGATCGTCGTCGAGCACCACCTGGCCGTCATGGCCCATGCCGATTGGATCATCGACCTGGGCCCCGGCGCGGGCCACGACGGCGGCCGGGTCGTGTTCGAGGGCCCCCCCGCCGACCTGGTCGCCTCCCGCGCGACCCTCACGGGCCAGCACCTGGCCGCCTACGTCCAGGCCGGTTAG
- a CDS encoding FAD-dependent oxidoreductase, producing the protein MQTNPSAEPVRVVVLGAGFGGLELSTRLATELGGDVEVTLIDQREGFIFGFSKLDVMFGGRTIDDVQIPYRAMATPGVRFHQETVLAIDPVGKTVTTSTGSYDAEVLVIALGADLDPAATPGLVECGQEFYSPDGAARAGEALSSFAGGNVVIAVLGKVFKCPPAPYEAAFMLHDYLSRRGLREASTVHLVTPMPKPVPISDETSAAIIGLLDERGIRHSHSARVTRLDPETNVAYLEDGGELPFDLFLGVPVHRAPEVVVASGLTEDGWVPVDPRTMATRFPDVFAVGDVTNAPVPRAGAMAEGEASTVADLLISRIRGGPAPGPFGGAATCYIEMGDDTIGKVDVDFLSGPAPTARFVPPSAEGAEEKREFAAVRRRRWFGENA; encoded by the coding sequence ATGCAGACCAACCCCTCGGCGGAGCCCGTTCGCGTCGTGGTCCTCGGCGCCGGTTTCGGCGGCCTGGAGCTGTCGACCCGGCTGGCCACGGAACTGGGCGGCGACGTCGAGGTGACGCTCATCGACCAGCGGGAGGGCTTCATCTTCGGCTTCTCGAAGCTCGACGTCATGTTCGGTGGCCGGACGATCGACGACGTGCAGATCCCCTACAGGGCCATGGCCACGCCGGGCGTGAGGTTCCACCAAGAGACGGTGCTTGCCATCGACCCCGTGGGCAAGACGGTGACCACCAGTACGGGAAGCTATGACGCCGAGGTCCTCGTCATCGCCCTGGGGGCCGACCTCGACCCGGCGGCCACGCCCGGCCTCGTCGAGTGCGGCCAGGAGTTCTACTCGCCGGACGGGGCCGCTCGGGCGGGCGAGGCGTTGTCGAGCTTCGCCGGCGGCAACGTGGTGATCGCCGTGCTCGGCAAGGTGTTCAAGTGCCCGCCCGCACCCTACGAGGCGGCGTTCATGCTCCACGACTACCTGAGCCGGCGCGGGCTGCGCGAGGCCAGCACGGTCCACCTCGTGACGCCCATGCCCAAGCCGGTGCCCATCTCTGACGAGACGTCCGCGGCCATCATCGGGCTGCTCGACGAGCGGGGGATCAGGCACTCCCACTCCGCCCGGGTCACGAGGCTCGACCCCGAGACCAACGTCGCCTACCTGGAGGACGGAGGGGAGCTGCCCTTCGACCTCTTCCTCGGGGTGCCGGTCCACCGGGCGCCCGAGGTGGTCGTCGCCTCGGGCCTGACCGAGGACGGCTGGGTGCCCGTCGACCCCCGGACGATGGCCACCCGGTTCCCCGATGTCTTCGCCGTCGGGGACGTGACCAACGCGCCCGTCCCGCGGGCCGGGGCCATGGCCGAGGGCGAGGCCTCGACGGTCGCCGACCTGCTGATCAGCCGCATCCGGGGCGGTCCCGCGCCGGGGCCGTTCGGGGGCGCGGCCACCTGCTACATCGAGATGGGCGACGACACCATCGGCAAGGTCGACGTCGACTTCCTGTCCGGACCGGCGCCCACCGCACGCTTCGTGCCCCCGTCGGCCGAGGGGGCCGAGGAGAAACGCGAGTTCGCGGCCGTCCGCCGCCGCCGCTGGTTCGGCGAGAACGCGTAG
- a CDS encoding AAA family ATPase: MTGALLGRDREVQDVLGWVDEARAGSPRLVLVAGDAGIGKTSLVEAVVAAAADRGLTVAVGRSSELDGAPPFRPWAHVLRALGTEELLAPMAGPDVDVDRFAWFDAVARTLARKAADQGGLLVVLEDVHRADDPSVHLLVHVAETITGGPLCLLVTARSRVIERTPSFRTAATAFMGLPGCRRVDLAGLGLEDVGALLGPGTAEGLVAQALTVTGGNPLFLRELARHWQVGGDHHRTPTSVVDCVRSRLEERTPECVTALQTAAVVGREFPAGLVATALGSSPLACLEALDEADQAGLIEATGEPGWFRFVHVLVRDAVESGLGAANLALAHRRVALAIETYEGTAGDNVAELARHWGAAAALGDRDVAADWCERAAVAADRRLAWEDAARLYDQAAELAGPGGDPLVRHRRLLGSAQAKLHCDDINEAIERCVLAADAVRPLGRPDLLAAAALVPEGRGGPPLSRLRALAEEALAGCAPADHSTRARLLGQLATCAFYLDPSSTDGLSLAASEEADRSGDPLARVAAARARQLALAGPEFAGERLALAAIMGDAGRELGRPAIVQWEPIWRIDSLVELGRLPEAVTELTVLRHRAADVANPIARWHLQRCEGLIAQATGRFDDALAWATQTCELFGRLEDPRGGAAMLAAFETMVAMHTGFHDGLVEQWDGIDLALAPPFLGDLPVLGPLMALLGSGHERRARALYDRLAPVDAWVPPRFLWLQIHALRLWAAVGLGRSADVEVLVAELARHRGTHIAAGGGGLTYAGPVELWMGIGQAMLGRLDLAVTLLREANQTCGRAGAPGFAVHAGTELAKALVRRGAPGDAREARVLAETLLPVATALGMGPWSAALAGLGPRPAGPGGGPLTAREAEVAELVAQGLTNRAIAERLFLSERTAQNHVQHILTKLDLSNRAQIAVWWTGPRGPAPMSTAVE; this comes from the coding sequence GTGACCGGAGCCCTGTTGGGACGCGACCGTGAGGTCCAGGACGTGCTCGGGTGGGTGGACGAGGCCCGGGCCGGGTCGCCGCGCCTGGTGCTGGTGGCTGGTGACGCGGGGATAGGCAAGACCAGCTTGGTCGAGGCGGTGGTCGCCGCCGCTGCGGACCGGGGGTTGACAGTGGCCGTGGGCCGCTCGAGCGAGCTCGATGGTGCGCCCCCGTTCCGCCCATGGGCGCACGTCTTGCGGGCGCTGGGCACCGAGGAGCTGCTCGCCCCGATGGCGGGGCCGGACGTCGACGTCGACCGGTTCGCGTGGTTCGACGCCGTGGCCCGCACCCTGGCCCGCAAGGCTGCCGACCAGGGCGGCCTGCTGGTGGTCCTGGAGGACGTGCACCGGGCCGACGATCCGTCGGTCCACCTGCTCGTGCACGTGGCCGAGACGATCACCGGTGGCCCCCTTTGCCTGCTGGTCACGGCCCGGTCCCGGGTGATCGAGCGCACCCCTTCGTTCCGCACGGCGGCTACCGCGTTCATGGGGCTGCCCGGTTGCCGCCGGGTCGACCTGGCGGGCCTCGGCCTAGAGGACGTGGGGGCGCTCCTCGGCCCGGGCACGGCCGAGGGCCTAGTGGCCCAGGCTCTAACGGTGACGGGAGGTAACCCGCTGTTCCTGCGCGAGCTGGCCCGGCACTGGCAGGTCGGGGGTGACCACCACCGGACGCCGACATCGGTGGTGGACTGCGTCCGTAGCCGTCTCGAGGAGCGGACTCCCGAATGCGTCACCGCGCTGCAGACGGCGGCTGTCGTCGGCCGGGAGTTCCCGGCCGGTCTGGTGGCCACGGCTTTGGGCTCGTCCCCGCTGGCGTGCCTCGAAGCGCTGGACGAGGCCGACCAGGCCGGGTTGATCGAAGCGACCGGGGAGCCAGGCTGGTTCCGGTTCGTGCACGTCCTGGTCCGCGACGCCGTCGAGTCCGGGCTCGGGGCTGCCAACTTGGCCCTCGCTCACCGTCGGGTGGCCTTGGCCATCGAGACCTACGAGGGGACGGCGGGCGACAACGTGGCCGAACTGGCCCGCCACTGGGGGGCGGCCGCTGCCTTGGGCGACCGGGACGTTGCTGCCGACTGGTGCGAGCGGGCCGCGGTCGCGGCTGACCGGCGCCTGGCGTGGGAGGACGCGGCTCGCCTCTACGACCAGGCGGCCGAGCTGGCGGGCCCGGGCGGGGACCCGCTCGTCCGTCACCGGCGCCTGCTGGGTTCGGCCCAGGCCAAGCTGCACTGCGACGACATCAACGAGGCCATCGAGCGTTGCGTGCTGGCCGCCGATGCCGTGCGTCCCCTGGGTAGGCCCGACCTGCTCGCAGCCGCCGCACTGGTCCCCGAGGGCCGGGGCGGGCCGCCACTGTCGAGGTTGCGGGCTCTCGCCGAGGAGGCCTTGGCCGGCTGCGCCCCGGCTGACCACTCCACTCGGGCCCGGCTACTCGGCCAGCTGGCGACGTGTGCCTTCTACCTCGATCCATCCTCGACCGACGGCCTCAGCCTGGCGGCGTCGGAGGAGGCGGACCGCAGCGGAGACCCGCTGGCTCGGGTGGCGGCCGCCCGCGCCCGCCAGCTCGCCCTGGCCGGGCCGGAGTTTGCGGGGGAGCGGTTGGCGCTGGCGGCGATCATGGGCGATGCCGGGCGAGAGCTGGGCCGGCCCGCCATCGTGCAGTGGGAGCCCATCTGGCGAATCGACTCCCTGGTGGAGCTGGGCCGGCTCCCCGAGGCCGTCACCGAGCTCACCGTGCTCCGCCACCGGGCGGCGGATGTGGCCAACCCCATCGCCCGGTGGCACCTCCAGCGCTGCGAAGGCCTCATCGCCCAGGCCACGGGGCGCTTCGACGACGCCCTGGCTTGGGCTACCCAGACCTGTGAGCTGTTCGGGAGGCTGGAGGACCCCCGCGGCGGTGCCGCCATGCTGGCCGCCTTCGAGACGATGGTGGCCATGCACACGGGCTTCCACGACGGGCTCGTCGAGCAGTGGGACGGCATCGACCTGGCGTTGGCGCCGCCGTTCCTCGGAGACCTCCCCGTGCTCGGACCGCTGATGGCGCTGCTCGGGTCTGGTCACGAGCGACGGGCCCGGGCCCTGTACGACCGGCTGGCCCCGGTCGACGCCTGGGTGCCGCCCCGGTTCCTGTGGCTCCAGATTCACGCCCTGCGCCTGTGGGCCGCCGTCGGCCTCGGCCGGTCGGCCGACGTCGAGGTTCTGGTCGCCGAGCTGGCCCGGCACCGGGGCACGCACATCGCCGCCGGGGGCGGCGGGCTGACCTACGCCGGGCCCGTCGAGCTGTGGATGGGCATTGGGCAGGCCATGCTCGGGCGCCTCGACCTGGCTGTCACCCTTCTCAGGGAGGCCAACCAGACGTGCGGGCGCGCCGGCGCCCCGGGTTTTGCCGTCCACGCCGGCACTGAGCTGGCGAAGGCGCTCGTCCGCCGGGGTGCGCCGGGCGACGCCCGTGAGGCCCGGGTGCTGGCCGAAACCCTCTTGCCGGTGGCCACAGCCCTCGGGATGGGCCCCTGGTCGGCGGCGCTGGCCGGGCTCGGTCCCCGACCCGCGGGGCCCGGCGGTGGGCCGCTCACCGCCCGTGAGGCCGAGGTCGCCGAACTGGTGGCCCAGGGCCTCACCAACCGGGCCATCGCCGAGCGGCTCTTCCTCTCCGAGCGCACCGCCCAGAACCACGTCCAGCACATCCTGACCAAGCTGGACCTCTCCAACCGCGCCCAGATCGCGGTGTGGTGGACGGGCCCCCGGGGCCCGGCCCCGATGAGTACCGCAGTCGAGTAG
- a CDS encoding hemolysin family protein produces MGPRRTKGRPGRDVYRGPADRRHLVPGRGQRGVRGRRVRLGRRPAQPARRSAERGSRPARWLVSVIHRPNGRDGYIAVAQLGITLASIGLGMYGEPAVARWLYGPFEDWGLSSTAAHTVGFIVALSGITFMHVVFGEMIPKALALQAPEQVIIRVNPVMRAFSVVFRPMVKVLNSVALALMRLLRIPEPDHRTSLYTSNELAIVTDEAAESGALGAMQRDLIRNVFDLDERTAEELMTPRGGIEAIDLASSSTAVASLIGSSPRSRYPVIDGDLDHVVGMLHIKDFIRAEQRRTSLALGDLVRPLPVVAATATAEQVLERFRRERTHACLVVDEYGGTLGLVTMDDVIAEVMDGEVSNGSPPVFHNADGTISVNGEVTLAELRDDHGVHVDHPHVSTIAGLVLAHHGTVPQAGTLVSIPGYEVVVEETSGRKIVRLLLQPAGPTGAGP; encoded by the coding sequence CTGGGGCCACGCCGAACGAAGGGCCGGCCGGGCCGTGATGTCTACCGTGGTCCTGCCGATCGTCGTCATCTTGTTCCTGGTCGTGGTCAACGGGGTGTTCGTGGCCGCCGAGTTCGCCTTGGTCGGCGCCCGGCCCAGCCGGCTCGACGCTCTGCCGAGCGCGGGAGCCGGCCCGCCCGCTGGCTCGTCTCGGTCATCCACCGTCCGAACGGCAGGGACGGGTACATCGCCGTGGCCCAGTTGGGAATCACCTTGGCCAGCATCGGGCTGGGCATGTACGGCGAGCCCGCGGTCGCCCGCTGGTTGTACGGGCCGTTCGAGGACTGGGGGCTGTCGAGCACGGCGGCCCACACAGTCGGGTTCATCGTGGCCCTCAGCGGCATCACGTTCATGCACGTGGTGTTCGGGGAGATGATCCCCAAGGCTCTCGCCCTGCAGGCACCCGAGCAGGTCATCATCCGGGTCAACCCAGTGATGCGGGCCTTCTCGGTCGTCTTCCGGCCCATGGTGAAGGTGCTCAACTCCGTGGCCCTGGCCCTCATGCGCCTGCTGCGCATCCCCGAGCCCGATCACCGTACGTCGCTGTACACCAGCAACGAGCTGGCCATCGTCACCGACGAAGCGGCCGAGAGCGGGGCCCTGGGAGCCATGCAGCGCGACCTCATCCGTAACGTCTTCGACCTCGACGAGCGGACCGCGGAGGAGTTGATGACCCCTCGCGGCGGTATCGAAGCCATCGACCTCGCGTCATCGTCAACGGCCGTCGCCAGCCTCATCGGTTCCTCACCCCGCAGTCGCTACCCGGTGATCGACGGGGACCTCGACCACGTGGTCGGCATGCTTCACATCAAGGACTTCATCCGGGCCGAGCAACGGCGGACCTCGTTGGCGTTGGGGGACCTCGTCCGGCCCCTTCCCGTCGTTGCCGCCACCGCCACCGCCGAGCAGGTACTCGAGCGCTTCCGGCGCGAGCGCACCCATGCCTGCCTCGTCGTCGACGAGTACGGCGGGACCCTCGGGCTCGTAACCATGGACGACGTGATCGCCGAGGTCATGGACGGTGAGGTGTCCAACGGGAGCCCGCCGGTGTTCCACAACGCCGACGGCACGATCAGCGTCAACGGCGAGGTCACCCTGGCCGAGCTGCGCGACGACCATGGCGTTCACGTCGACCACCCCCACGTCTCGACCATCGCCGGATTGGTGCTGGCTCATCACGGCACGGTGCCCCAGGCGGGCACCCTGGTCAGCATCCCCGGCTACGAGGTCGTCGTCGAGGAGACCAGCGGCCGCAAGATCGTCCGGCTCCTGCTCCAGCCCGCAGGGCCCACCGGGGCCGGGCCGTAG
- a CDS encoding hemolysin family protein: MNVAVPVLVIAAMVVANALYVAAEFATVGSRRSRVQEAARGGSRSAAKLLAIMVSPARLDAYVAACQIGITVSSLVAGAYGQAQLTPLLEPALGAIGGRGAAVLIVLVLITATQVVLGELLPKTAALRYPERLAMATIVPMQISQVVFRPLVALFNGTAFKLMKLWNLQVDHSHAHVHSPEELAGLYRASAAGGLIDASERDMLAGILNVDSRLVREIMTPRTRLVTISGAMTVADALTRLSGGPHTRFPVMVDDDVAGIVHLRDLYLAAGANPATAVAEVARPVVAVGEVVRVPQLWRTLRDESQHCALVVNEYGDLAGMVTLEDAIEEIFGEVNDEFDIEDEPITSAGGRVSLRGDVLLSQVASRFGLRIDAEGVDTVGGLVWHRLGRTPAVGDVVAMTDGGPHLRVDAMDRRTVTRASFPEPGATPNEGPAGP, from the coding sequence TTGAACGTCGCCGTCCCGGTCCTCGTGATCGCGGCCATGGTGGTGGCCAACGCGCTCTACGTGGCGGCCGAGTTCGCGACCGTCGGGTCGCGCCGGTCCCGCGTCCAGGAAGCGGCTCGGGGGGGCAGCCGATCTGCGGCGAAGCTGCTGGCGATCATGGTCAGCCCGGCCCGCCTGGACGCCTACGTCGCCGCTTGCCAGATCGGCATCACCGTGAGCAGCCTGGTGGCCGGGGCCTACGGCCAGGCCCAGCTGACCCCGTTGCTGGAACCCGCCCTGGGAGCGATCGGGGGCCGTGGGGCGGCGGTCTTGATCGTGCTCGTGTTGATCACGGCCACCCAGGTGGTACTGGGCGAACTGCTGCCCAAGACGGCGGCCCTGCGTTACCCCGAGCGCCTGGCCATGGCGACCATCGTGCCGATGCAGATCAGCCAGGTCGTGTTCCGGCCACTGGTCGCGCTGTTCAACGGCACGGCCTTCAAGCTCATGAAGCTGTGGAACCTCCAGGTGGACCACAGCCACGCCCACGTTCACTCACCCGAGGAGCTGGCCGGGCTCTACCGGGCCAGCGCGGCCGGCGGACTGATCGACGCGTCGGAGCGAGACATGCTGGCGGGGATCCTCAACGTCGACTCTCGACTGGTCAGAGAGATCATGACCCCCCGCACCCGGCTCGTGACCATCAGCGGGGCTATGACGGTCGCCGACGCCCTCACCCGGCTGTCGGGTGGCCCGCACACCCGGTTCCCCGTCATGGTGGACGACGATGTGGCCGGCATCGTTCACCTCCGCGATCTGTACCTGGCCGCTGGCGCCAACCCGGCCACTGCCGTGGCGGAGGTGGCCCGACCGGTGGTGGCCGTGGGGGAGGTCGTGAGGGTTCCGCAGTTATGGCGGACCCTGCGCGACGAGTCCCAGCACTGCGCCCTGGTCGTCAACGAGTACGGCGACCTGGCGGGGATGGTCACGCTCGAGGACGCCATAGAGGAGATCTTCGGCGAGGTGAACGACGAGTTCGACATCGAGGACGAGCCGATCACCAGCGCCGGCGGGAGGGTGTCGCTGCGGGGTGACGTCCTGCTGTCCCAGGTGGCCAGCCGGTTCGGCCTGCGTATCGACGCCGAAGGTGTCGACACGGTCGGCGGGCTCGTCTGGCACCGTCTCGGCCGCACGCCAGCCGTGGGCGACGTGGTGGCCATGACGGACGGCGGGCCCCACCTGCGGGTCGACGCCATGGACCGGCGCACCGTCACGAGAGCCAGCTTCCCCGAGCCTGGGGCCACGCCGAACGAAGGGCCGGCCGGGCCGTGA
- a CDS encoding FAD-dependent monooxygenase: protein MGVPPSGEDLGGSLTATDPAVVIAGGGPTGMMLAGELALAGVGALVVERRTSQDLDGSRSGGLHSRTIEVLDQRGIAERFLSAGQVTQVQGFALIPLDISDFPTRHNYGLALWQSDFERILAGWLEEIGAPVRRGCAVAGFSQDVTGVDVELSDGSWLRAQYLVGCDGGRSLVRKAAGIEFPGLAASTSWMIAEVEMEEAPEPGFRRDSVGTHALGQRAPGEPVRVVLTEREVEHASEPTMDDLRQALVSVYGTDFGLRRASWISRFTDMVRQAANYRQGRVLLAGDAAHVHPPQGGQGLNTGVQDAVNLGWKLAQVVRGTSPESLLDTYHAERHPVGARVIHNTMAQVALGRPDDRHQALHKTMAELLAMDEPRRHIAAMVSGLDIHYDLGEGHPLLGRRMPDLDLQTADGPTRLFALLHDARPVLVDLGGPGRFDASPWADRARLVEATYDGRWELPVLGEVDAPGAVLIRPDGYVAWAGDLDSPELPQALATWFGPAGPGPTS from the coding sequence ATGGGCGTTCCGCCGTCCGGAGAGGACCTCGGGGGGTCGCTGACCGCGACCGACCCGGCGGTGGTGATCGCCGGCGGTGGCCCGACGGGGATGATGCTGGCCGGTGAGCTGGCCCTGGCCGGCGTGGGTGCCCTCGTCGTCGAGCGCCGGACCAGCCAGGACCTCGACGGGTCGCGCTCGGGGGGCCTGCACTCGCGCACCATCGAGGTGCTCGACCAGCGGGGCATCGCCGAAAGGTTCCTCTCGGCCGGTCAGGTCACCCAGGTGCAGGGCTTCGCCCTGATCCCGCTGGACATCAGCGACTTCCCCACTCGCCACAACTACGGGCTGGCCCTGTGGCAGAGCGACTTCGAGCGCATCCTGGCCGGTTGGCTGGAGGAGATCGGTGCCCCCGTCCGCCGGGGGTGCGCCGTGGCGGGCTTCTCCCAAGACGTCACAGGTGTCGACGTCGAGCTGTCGGACGGCTCGTGGCTACGGGCGCAGTACCTCGTCGGGTGCGACGGAGGGCGCAGCCTGGTCCGCAAGGCGGCCGGCATCGAGTTCCCCGGCCTGGCCGCTTCGACCAGTTGGATGATCGCCGAGGTCGAGATGGAGGAGGCGCCCGAGCCCGGCTTCCGCCGCGACAGCGTGGGGACCCACGCCCTAGGCCAGCGGGCCCCCGGCGAGCCCGTCCGGGTCGTGCTCACCGAGCGGGAGGTCGAGCACGCCAGCGAGCCCACCATGGACGACCTCCGCCAGGCGCTGGTGTCGGTGTACGGGACGGACTTCGGGCTCCGGCGCGCCAGTTGGATCTCGCGGTTCACCGACATGGTGCGCCAGGCTGCGAACTACCGCCAGGGCCGGGTGCTGCTGGCCGGGGACGCGGCCCACGTGCACCCACCCCAGGGCGGCCAGGGCCTGAACACCGGCGTGCAGGACGCCGTGAACCTGGGATGGAAGCTGGCCCAGGTCGTCAGGGGGACCTCCCCTGAGAGCCTGCTCGACACCTACCACGCCGAACGGCACCCCGTCGGTGCCCGGGTCATCCACAACACGATGGCCCAGGTCGCCCTGGGGCGGCCCGACGACCGCCATCAGGCCCTCCACAAGACCATGGCCGAGCTCTTGGCCATGGACGAGCCCCGCCGGCACATCGCCGCCATGGTGTCCGGGCTGGACATCCACTACGACCTCGGCGAAGGGCACCCGTTGCTCGGGCGCCGCATGCCCGACCTCGACCTGCAAACCGCGGACGGCCCCACGCGCCTGTTCGCCCTGTTGCACGACGCCCGGCCCGTGCTGGTCGACCTCGGCGGCCCAGGCCGGTTCGACGCCTCCCCGTGGGCGGACCGGGCCCGGCTGGTCGAGGCCACCTACGACGGTCGGTGGGAGCTGCCTGTCCTCGGCGAGGTCGACGCCCCTGGAGCCGTGCTCATCAGGCCCGACGGCTACGTCGCCTGGGCCGGGGACCTCGACAGCCCGGAGCTGCCCCAGGCCCTCGCGACCTGGTTCGGACCGGCCGGCCCCGGCCCCACGAGCTAG
- a CDS encoding multidrug efflux SMR transporter has translation MAWVILVVAGLLETAWASLLPATSGLTRPAPTAAFVALLAASMFGLAKATQTIPVGTGYAVWVGIGAVGTATVGMLRGDAVTPARIACLALIVAGVVGFNLTTRPDGAVPIP, from the coding sequence GTGGCCTGGGTCATCCTCGTAGTAGCCGGTCTGCTCGAAACGGCGTGGGCGTCGTTGCTCCCGGCAACCAGCGGGCTCACCCGCCCGGCGCCCACGGCCGCCTTCGTCGCCCTTCTGGCGGCCAGCATGTTCGGGCTGGCCAAGGCGACCCAGACCATCCCCGTGGGGACGGGCTATGCCGTCTGGGTCGGCATCGGCGCCGTGGGCACCGCAACGGTCGGGATGTTGCGTGGCGACGCCGTGACCCCGGCCCGCATCGCCTGCCTGGCCCTGATCGTGGCCGGCGTCGTCGGCTTCAACCTGACGACCCGCCCGGACGGCGCGGTCCCTATCCCCTGA